The following nucleotide sequence is from Xiphophorus maculatus strain JP 163 A chromosome 22, X_maculatus-5.0-male, whole genome shotgun sequence.
CAACATCGATGACAGAGTCCTCCAATACAAGCGTTGCATGCTGTAACCCCAGCCTGCCACCATGATatccattttggaaaaaaaaattatgatcccttttaggtttaagctatttcttacttttgatcttttctttattttatttttctcttgccTTGTTTGccaatttagtttatttcttgtctCAGCTCAGTTTGtagatttgtttgtgttttgattttgctCATTTAGATTTATGTTCCTTTCTATTacagttttattgatttcagaGTTATTTTCCTCTCACATTTTCCTAGACTGGTTTATTTTCTCCCCTCACTCCTCCATTCTTCACCAGAGCCCAGCTACTAATCATTGCCTTATTCTTCTGCACTATTCTTCCCACCTGCATCTGGTTACCTGTAATTAGCTCTCCTGGttcttttgtcatttccacTCTTCCCTCTGTTTATATATGCTCcctgtttgcttttgttctccACTAGTTTCTTCCGTACCTGTCATCTCCTTGGCCCTCTGTTCTTCTCTGTAATGCCTTGCTGCTCCTGTTTTGTAAGTCTGCTCTTTTGTTTATAATAAACTTTCATCATATTAACCCACAACTCCAGTGTTATTCACTCACAACCCAGTCTGCATGTTGGTCTTACCACTAAATCTCATCATATGACACAAATGCCTGATTCATAAAAAGATGACTCtgaatgtacaaaaaataaatcaaagaactACATTTCCAGCTAGGAAAGAGGTGTTCCCAGCTGGGAAACGGCATTGCGTATTCAGGCTGGAACACTGGTGAAGAGTCACTATGCTGTCATTTCTTGGTATACAGACCTTTCACaggtttgaaaaaataaattacagacagacaggtcaaaagaaattaattagTGTAATGCacaaattacataaaacatgcaGACTTTAACCCTTATTTCGTCAAATTACATTGGTTAACACtattaaaaatgcacaatacATCTCAAAATACTATTCACTATTAAAGTAGTCACTgatgcaaaaattatttttctattggTTTTATGTAATGTAATTTTCTCAGacttttaatcattaaaattaaatccataaatatttttgaaccaAATTACTGAAATTAGCAATTTTCAATAAAGTTCCAACATCTTGAGATTGAAAGAAGTATTATACTCTAAGGATGTGGATGTTTTGAATAACAGCAGCAGACTGACGATTGTGAGAAAGATCATTCATGCCCTTTCTCACAGTTTGAGCTGATACAAGATTGACATCTAGTGGCTTGAAGTAAAAAGCACACAACTGAGGGACAATTCACATGCAATTCTGACTtcgtttttatgtttaaattgaTTATTTGATAATGGGTTCTATTCAGAGAAGATGACAAAATGGAATTAATACAGTATTAcgtaattttatatttctatatcGCTCAAAGTGGGATCAAATGAAATGAGAACTAGAGGAAATTTCTGTTCATGGAAATGAGAATTAGTTACTTTCTGTTTATAGCTGCTCAGTGTGATAGATacttttaatttgcaaaactgAGAAGTTACTGGGGAAAATTAGGTCACGCAAATTTAAGATACAGTGATTCCCAACAAGTCAAGAGCTTTTGTTCCATCTGTAAAGTTAGTTTTTTATGTACTGCTACTGTTCTGTCAATATCATGCTTCAAGCCTGAATATATTTTAGCGTGAGATCTGGACAGAATTCAGGCAAGCTAAAATCTAGATGAAAGAAAATTTCCATCCTCAGATATGTCAGTGGTTTCAGGAGCAGATGGGTCTGGATGAGAGCAGTGCTAGCACAACAGATGACAGACGGTGGTCTCTGGAACCAGCCTCTCACATGTAACAGTCCAAATGACTGATCTGATCTAGTCTCTCCTGTGAGAAACAGACCTGAGCTCTATAGGAAGGACAGAAATGCCATCAGCATATTCAGTTTAAATAATAACCATAAACAATAATCACAATGAATGACATAAATATTCTCAAATTCAAATGCTGTAATTTGCTTGGCTTGTTAGCCATAGTCACATggaatagaaacaaaatttaCTTCGGATTCCATTCAAATTCAGTCCAATTAAATCATACTTCATTAATCCCaaatagaaattaaatcatgttgtaactcatgttttcaattttcttcaaagagttgttgtacATTGTGCTATTGTATAACAATCTGATGAAAATGATACTCAGGGTTGCCTGTAATGCTCTTATATGTAACCCTTTGAAATATCCAGGGATCCCTAAAGGTTATCTAAAACCTTTACAATGTCATCTTTGGAGCATGCCTAAAAGCTACTCTCAACTTTCACAGGACTATATTAGAGaatattcagaaaacattttctaaaaggtCCCTGAAGAACTACCACTTTAAGCATTAGGTTTAAGAGAACCTTTAGGTATATAGCCCTCATAGTTCACATAAATTGTATTGTCTATGTTAAAAGCAAACTTATGAGAATACACAATGTAGAAACTTTTCTCTACAGGCTCCCTGAAGGTTCTTAGCAACTTTTATGAATGTTAAAAGTTCAATTTAAAAGATAACCTTGAAAGTGGAAGCCAATAGCACAGTAAAGTGAAAACAAGTTCTCAAATTTCGACTATCAATTAATAACCTCAGATTTAGCGTGACAGTAATCTTTATTTGGAATACTTTAACGTATATTGCACTTTTACACGTGGTGGTCCATAAAAAGAACCCTTCATTTcaggaagaaaatctgaaagCACTTAATGTAttggaaacattaaaaagttataCATTAATCCATGTTCATAAGAGTCATAATAGACTTGATAATTTCGGTAACGTATGTTGCCTATATAAGCTGGGTTCTTTTCAAAGCGAGCTAAACTACCTGGGTACATTTTTTCAGCACAACACCGGCACAAGTCTCCAACCAGCTcacacgctggagggacgaaCCACCGGAAACAACCTACCCTCACTCCACTCTGAACGTTGGAACAGTGTGATGGACTGCTCCAACAGACCAATCACAGGCCGACTTTCTTATTCCTCTGAGCCAATCGTGTGGCCAGAATTCTCACACATAATTTACGGCGCCATCACGATAGGTTGACGTTACTAAGGGGTCCATAGAAATTTGACAGCTTCACAGGTGAGACAACCGTCCAGAGGCTGTTTCACTTTAcgtttctattttcttttatccCCCGGAACTCCACTCACTGTGAGCCTGGGGTTGTCACAATCAAAAAGCAGCCTTTCGAAGTCTTATCACTCCGGCAGCatgagcaaaaagaaaaaggactgGAAGACTGAAAAAGGTAAGGGTTGTTTTGGAGGTGGATAATGTGGCTATCATTTCCGCGACAGACAGCATGAATTATAACCGGAACACTGACAGATGCTCTGCCTGTTCCCTGCTTTAATAACTTATTTTCTAGAGTATTCTGTCAATGCCATACGGAAGCTGCACAGATGTTACTGTTGCGCCTCTGCTTGTCTGCTTTATAATGCATGCTTGACATTCGCAGCAGCACCTTTCACTGCTTCTTATCTCTTTATTAGCTTACATTATTTGCGCTCAGATTCATTTTCGACACGTTTCTGGACTTTCATGGAAGCCACAAACTAGTATTTCCTGTTTTCCACCTGTGTCGTGCTCCAGCATTAGCTCAGTGAGGTGCAAGCAGCCAATTCTAGGCGTATAAATGCCCTTGTAACCACAAACGGCTTTCCACCTCTGAATTACAAACAACACTAGTGTTGTAATGAAacacttcatttgttttaatctgcAGCAGCAATAGAAAACCCCCcctatattttctgtatttaaattcagcaaaaaatgttttatgggCTGCTTGTTTGAGTGCAAGAACTCTTGGACCTGTTGAgtatcaaaaagaaaaccaaacttggctgatatttatttatttattaacctATTAACACTGGAGCTTTTTATTGCATGTCTCTTCCTGAGGTACAACATTGCTGCAATTCATTAGTTTGCATTATGCCACTTTGTCCTTGTCAGTGTGTGAGCATTGCTTTGGAAACACATTATAGAATACAGCCATAATTAAAGTAAGACAAAAACTTCATGATGGCCTCTGTTTCTCACCTTCCGCTGCTATTAAAGCTGCAAGTGTTTTTTGGTATGTCCCTACCACCTTTGCACATGTAGAGACTTTTACCATTTCTCTTTGGAAAACGGCCTAAGTCTAGTCATATTTCTAGGGATAGTATTTTTCAAGTCTTACCACAGAGTTGAAAAatattgggggggggggggggggtgtaacATATGAATGCACTTTTATGCACCTTTAAGTGGTTCACCATCATGTCTTTGTAGGTTTGGATTTGTGTCATCCTTTATATTTCCAAATGACAGATTGAGCACAGCTCTGTGAGAGgtccaaaacaaacattctttaaacttttccacacaACCCACAACAGAATATTTATTGCaatatgtattaatttatttatttttaccaaacatctatatttttgtaaatattactATGAAACTTTCAGCAAATATTAATGAGCACttaaaatattgaacattttcagatggaATAATTATCAATTATTTGTAGGCAAAACGTATTTTCACATTTGAACTAAAAATGCtgctaagtaaatattttagtgattttaataattttatggatgccatgtttgttttgggacAGAAATGCAAGTTCTTACATTCAAATCAGTTGATTGTATAATCTGAAGAATGTTCAACAACCTTCTAAATTTAAGTGGAGGAAAAGAAACATCTATTTTGTAAGTGCATTAATTCATACCAAAATGTTGGGTTAACTTAAAGAACCGAATGTTAAACTTTCAATAAATTATCTTGTTGTCTATACTGTTTGTAATCTAAGGCAAAAATCAGACAGAACACCCACAAACTTGAGTCTCATTAATGTGATTCCTGACTCAGATTCAATATGGCTGCTGTGCATTTATAAAACGTATGAAAGTTGcaggaataaatattttagttgcTCTTCTGTCACACATAGAACTTTACCATTCCTGTTTGCTTGCATGTTTCTTCCGGGCTTTAATGCATGGAATAGAGAAActtatggttttatttatgcttttgtcGTTAATGGTTATCAACCAGGTTAGATGCTTTGGTCACAAAACCCAGTGGTTTTGTGACTTGGGAACAGAGCATCATTTGGACTCCAATAAATATGGTAAATGAGATTTAATGCCACCATCAGTCTCAGTTCCATTAATATATTACACTATACTGCGTTGTTCAGAGATGTCTGGAAAATGATGAGGACTGACTCCTGCATTTGCAACTATGGCACAGCAAATCTTAACAGGTCTATATGCTGTATAAAATAGATTTAGAGACAGTTACCTGTCAGGGTAGCTAAGCTTTGGAATTTGTCAGTGATGAATTGTTCAACCTTGTGACTGAGTGTTTTATTATAGTCCAAAAAGCTTTGCTGTGTTCAGCTGCCTTTTTATTCATCCATGTAGAATAAAAGCAGCTGTGGAAATAAGAAAAGTAGGCGATGGGGAAAGATAGTACATTAGGAATAAAATAGATTTCATGCACTGCAGTAATACTTTAAATGTATGACTGGCTGACTGTGAGATCTTGTCAAAGGGATATACTGAAGAAGGTtatatttttctccatatttagGGTCTTCCTCAGTATTTCTTCCTCTAAAGGTTTCATTTCACAGTGACTTTATTCCCAAATTACTATGACCTATAAGTAGAtgtaaatttttgaatttttcactttctttaatcactgcttttattgcaaacattttttgctcCTGATGAGAGCCTCGGAGTCTGGAGATATAGCACACAATCCAACTCTGAGGTTAAGCTCAATATCCagtctgtttctgttgtttttctttagctgaACCAGAGTTGAAAAGCTGCTCTCATAAAGACAGGTGCTGAACGGCTGGAGCTCGAGTAGCAAGGGAAGGATGCTGCTGTATTACAGTACAGCAGCAGAACTGAGAAAAGCTTACCTTAGCAAATTTCGTATTGTAATTACATGATAGCCTGCCTAGTTGACTTTTAGTTATGATTTCCATGCTTATTTCACAGGTGTTGCACATATAATCATCCCTTTGTTTCTCAGGAAACTAGTTACAACTTACAAAGTTGAAGCCTTTTGCTGTGATTGATTAGCATTTAACAAACTTTACGTCCTCTTCTGTGGTGTGAAACAAATTAATGCCAACTCTCATTACAAGGAATCATGACTACCTGCTGTAGGTTTAATCAACAATCCACTattgttttttcctcataattttCTGTCCATGCAATTGCTCACAACTAATTGAAAATGGATTTGTGACCCATATTTGGGTCAGGACTCACCAGTTGAGAAATGCTGGTGTGGATCCAAGAATCCTAATGTGTTAGTTATAGCCCAGTTAACGTCAGACTTAAATCCAGTTAAGACTTTCAATCTAATCTCACAAAGTTTAAGAGGCATATCTCAAAATGACTCGCTTCTTTTGTTTCCCTAACAAAATGTATCACAGTATGTGATTGTAAAGTGGCTAAGTATTCAAGAATAGAGGTGAACAAAATGATTATCTCTTCAGAAAAAGGGCGTATAAAGAGGGCAATCAAAAATTTTGTAATGTCAGTCATTTATAATGGAGGGTATTTTCAAATCTAAAagattatgtagaaaaaaatatttcccactGAGTGGATGGATCTCCAGGGTAAGTAGTTATAAAGGTTTACTGATTAGTTACAAGATCAAGAAAGAAAGGCAATGGGAGAGCTTAGGGTTCACCTCTTTCTGGGcgataatcttttttttaatagtaaatTGTCTATACTGGCATAAAAGCACTAGTGAACAGCAGCAGTAAAGGTTATACTAACCTCTATGGTAGAGGTGGAATACCAAATCATTTTTTTGGAAGAAGAGGAGTTTGTCACAGaactttcttgtttgtttttgttcacagaACGACTCCTTCAACTAGATCGAGAGGAGAGGCGCAAGGAGTATCGTAAAGGTTTTACACAACTGGATGACATTCCAACTTGGAGAGAGGAAAATAGATGTGAGAGACtttctgtttgttatttaaGGTGCTGAATGCCAAGTTGGTGGAGGATggtagcttttctttttcttttttttttttttacacaagcCTTCCTTCTCATTTTGCATCATCAGATTTTTCCCACCACTTTTTGTAAGCTTAAGATTTGTGCATCAAGAGtggtaaaagtacaaatatatttgcatgCAGTTTGTTAATGAATATTCCTTTAAAGGTAGCAACCCATCAAATATTGCATCAAAGCAGACCTTTGCAACTGCGATGCTAAAAACACTGATATTGAAATGATTGCAGTTTGAAATATTGCATACAGCTACTTGTGAGAGTTCATGTGATTATGAACTCTTCAAATAACAGGACAACTTCAATAAGAATCTGGTGGTCCACAGGAAAATTAGAAATAGGTAATTGgatgatttaaatatattaatccAAAATGTATGGGCAAATTAACACTGAATTGGTTCATCAGTTGGAAAACCTGTGGGAGCTGAGTGGGAAAGAAGACATGAAGGTATGAGAGAGAGCCAAGGATGATTTGGAaaggaaaagccaaaaatcTGAATACTCCAACCTCGATGAATGTCATTAGGCTTTCATGCTGTCCTTTTGGCAATAGGGCTTGGTACAAAATATTGACAGCATGAGTGCCTGTAATTGTGCAACCAGTGATTTTAGTTACAAATAATTCTTTCttcaaacaaaattttgttttaccaaTTTAACCATCCTTAAATTAAAGGTTTGGTTTTTACTGTGTGGGTTACGCTAGTGctataaaagattaatttatttgactttttacatGTCTTTACCAACAACTTTTTCTGCATTATCCAAAAAAAAGAGTAAGTGCTTGTGTCACATCAAGTATGTAAGATTGCATTCAGTgttagaaggaaacaaaaattattttactaacgCTCATCAACATGGTTTATATCTTATTTGTGAATAGAGGTAAAGTTATTAATTctttgaaatttctttttctgtcctgTCAGCTTATTtcatgattaaatatttttggactttacttttttggggggagttTTGCTACTCTAGGAAATGTTGCTGTTTGGTATGTAACCAATTGTTTATCATCTACACATTAAAGTGAACTTTAATGCCTTTTTGAGCACATCTGCAAGCTCTTTTCAAATATCCAGCTGATATCTAACTACATTACATGCTTGGTggcatgtttctgtttgttactTCAGCCAGGACTAATAAAGATGATGAGAAGGAGCTCACAGCTGGAGGAGGCCTCGGTGATAAAGTATCTCTCTACAAGGGTGATATTACTGTCCTGGAGGTGGATGCCATAGTCAATGCTGGTAGGAGCTCTGCCCTCTAACCTTTTTAAGCTGCTGGTTTTTGTCTGAAGTTCAGCTTTAAGTTGTGttttgctgccctctgctggtgaaCATAAAGAATAACTGGTTCTGGAGGTGTTACAAGAGTGGTGTGTGCTAATGATTAAGGCAAGTAAAGTAAATGTACTTGGTCTTGCTTACCATAATTTAAGTTGTATggcagttttcttcttttcttgtctTCTGTTAGGTcacatgttttttctgtttgattctgAAAGGTTTTTCTGGTACAGCTTTCTGTTATGCTATTAGTCCTCGGCACAGTCATCTGATATTCGAACCCGACCTTTGCTACAGATattcccctcccctcccctcccct
It contains:
- the macrod2 gene encoding O-acetyl-ADP-ribose deacetylase MACROD2 yields the protein MSKKKKDWKTEKERLLQLDREERRKEYRKGFTQLDDIPTWREENRSRTNKDDEKELTAGGGLGDKVSLYKGDITVLEVDAIVNAANTSLLGGGGVDGCIHKSAGCCLYDECHSLNGCETGKAKITCGYDLPARCEYQ